The genomic stretch AGTCCTATACATGTGAATAGTTTctctaatttgtaatatattagatatacatCTGGCACAATTCataatgtcaatatttttaacacagAAATAAACAagcttttgataatatttcataaatcttttaaacaaaattgggCAATTTAGACATCAAATTCTTGtcctttaattatcaaatttttttcataactttgcttataattactaaataaGCAGAAGAATACTAAATACTAAATAGacagaagaaaataaagattaaaataaaaagttcctCTTCCTCAACTTTTATGAATACTATATTCAGGATGAGTTAActctttttaagaataattttcagaatttgGCTGTTGctagaaaaatgttaaaggGTGGTATACAATGTTTTTACTAGCTACTAATTCAGTGCGCTAGCAgctgataaaaatgaaatattttaacttgacTGAAATGAATCATGTGACAAAGTTGCGTgtgtatgcatatacatatgtatatattataggataatatacatatatgtatatgatatatatatatttatttatttctattatcataataatacaaCTGTGGTGTACTAtaacttttttgaaatatattatttatgagtcTGAAGAATGATTATCTGTAAATTAAAGATTCTGTAAAtatctgtaaattaaaaaaaaaaaattaagatttgttaattttaatctatttatatgaCTTTTTTAAATGAGAATATCATATCACGATAATCGATATTATCCttagaaagttaaaaataaatatacaaacaaattCGGAATAAGAAAATCTTATCTATCTAATAATCTGGAATACTTAAATCATTCTTCAGACTTGCAAATACATTCCAAACAAATTGTAAGACACAGTAAGCTAGTCATAAGACATTCAGCTGCCATTAGtagtaagaaaaaatatatggaatCAATGCTGTTTCTAAGCATGAACTTTCATTTTCACTAAAATATAGAGAGTTAGCACACCCTGGCTAtattagagataaatattgcaaatttgtaGTTTTTGTAAATCAAAGTATGTATCTTGCACTTTTGCTTTGAAAAACTAACAATGCACCTagcatttttcatcttttaaatattatataactcaactcttataatattgataaataatattttaaagatttaattaatttatgtaatacaatcaaaaagatgatataaaaaaagttgtatTTTAAAGCACAGATTTCTTTCTTGGTAATTGAAAAGTGGCACCTATACATAAATGATCACTACCTACTACAAAATTTGGTATTTTTGGTAATGCGGCGCATTGGCTTATTGTAGGTAAAGCATACTTCTCTATAGGTTGGatattgctataaaatatataatcaaccGTAATCCATTTATCCTGATGTGTCGTTGCTTCCCTCTCACCATGTGCGTTTATATGCCTATAAACACTGTGCATTTTGAAGGGATGTGTTAGAGTGCCAGATGAAAATCTTACGGAATAACCTTTTACGATTTCGATCTGTGTACAACCAGTATTAATGTTGACACTGTTTTGTTGTAGCATATTTACATCACTAGATAAGGTCATATTCCCATCTCGTTTCTGAAGAGGTAATTCGCTGTTTTCCAGCTAGGCAGAAACATAAAGAGTTAAAGAGATAACTCACAATATATgctcaatatataatacaatatataatatgtagaaaaaagttgatagatcgaaaaaaaaagaaaaaaaagagcataGATAAGATTCAGAATTAAAAGCACATCATAGTATCATAATATAGaagtatcattttataatttatactaaatgtaaaaaaaaacttagacATGATAGTTACTGATAATACTCATTAAAatgaacatattaaaatagactTTAGATTTAGcaaaagaaactaaaatattagCCATTAAGAACATTCTTGGCATTAAGAACATACCATGACTTTACCAGTACCTTCCCTTTGCAATCTTTGAGTCAAGATGTTAAAATGCTGACAATTATCAGTAATGCATAATCGTGATGGTATCAGAGAgttggataaaaaattatattgagaaGGCTCCAAATTTCGTCCTTTGCCATAATACTCAAATGAACcttctgttaaaaatttataaactgcTGTAAACGGTTCCAAATTGAAGTCACCCGTTAATATAATTGGTAAGTATTTTGGACCCGTCCTGCAgaattataaatgtacatataaagatCATTGAATATGATAAACATGATTCGTTAAAGCATATGCTTACATTGTGTTTTCAACAAATGCAATTCGTTCTATTTCCGCTAACAAAAGTTGTGTCTGTGCTAATCGTACATCGTTACGTCTTggattatataacaaatgagTGGTTGCAACCACGACTTGTGTTTCTGGGCTATCTCTGAGGGacaatttagcaattattcCAACATTGTCTCTATTTAAAATCTCGATGCCAGCTTGATATAACTCCACTTTTGcataatctaataaaacaaACTGATTGGAACGATATAGCAAGAGCAAACCATCCCTCTTATCattagttctttttttatatagatactcATATCCAAGCTGTTTGAATGGAGTTACAAAATCTAATAGATGATCTTCCTGCATTTCCTGAAGGCATATTACCtggaatatttgataaatatcacaatattCTTTTGTTCATATTTTCGTCAAATTTGACAGAAGTAATTATAGAAACTAAGTTCATACATTTGCATCCGCTTCATGTATCTCCTGTATCACCAGAGATTTTCgaattttccaatttaaaactttcttaTTATGGCCCTGATACAAATATGAATGATCTTCTAACAAGTTTTGTGCAAGGATATTAAAGgataaaagtttcaaaatgAAAGAATCTTCTGTATTGCTAGTCAATCTATCTAAAAATGTTTGAGAAATTATACTCTTTGAGTAATTGATAAAcagtaatatgtatatctgtttggaaattttgaaaaaaagagtaaCAATCTTTACTTTTTCCGAATCGTTTCCACTTCctaataatcttatatctttctttatcaatataatttccatGCTTTGTTTCTGCTGCATGTACATTAGTTTTAACACCGTGTGTTACATCTGCGAATGCTCCAGGTTGACAAT from Cataglyphis hispanica isolate Lineage 1 chromosome 11, ULB_Chis1_1.0, whole genome shotgun sequence encodes the following:
- the LOC126852991 gene encoding protein angel, producing the protein MSVSSKTRLVTITASLLNVACNLHTAKFLLPRKIFYMVEPLWQRLSLENLYLNPFPEALVSDYLDLAISMDNPASHQKCMKAKMESYLGTCYGQNNTTTMCDVPFHTTSSNLVYCQPGAFADVTHGVKTNVHAAETKHGNYIDKERYKIIRKWKRFGKNRLTSNTEDSFILKLLSFNILAQNLLEDHSYLYQGHNKKVLNWKIRKSLVIQEIHEADANVICLQEMQEDHLLDFVTPFKQLGYEYLYKKRTNDKRDGLLLLYRSNQFVLLDYAKVELYQAGIEILNRDNVGIIAKLSLRDSPETQVVVATTHLLYNPRRNDVRLAQTQLLLAEIERIAFVENTMTGPKYLPIILTGDFNLEPFTAVYKFLTEGSFEYYGKGRNLEPSQYNFLSNSLIPSRLCITDNCQHFNILTQRLQREGTGKVMLENSELPLQKRDGNMTLSSDVNMLQQNSVNINTGCTQIEIVKGYSVRFSSGTLTHPFKMHSVYRHINAHGEREATTHQDKWITVDYIFYSNIQPIEKYALPTISQCAALPKIPNFVVGSDHLCIGATFQLPRKKSVL